One stretch of Hymenobacter chitinivorans DSM 11115 DNA includes these proteins:
- a CDS encoding uracil-DNA glycosylase family protein, whose translation MSTFADRLLHFLTTFPVPTSLPDEAVALSPYQESTPLALFTRFAQRYYADNQPRIALLGINPGRLGNGRTGVAFTDPVALADSCGIANELPRHRELSSQFVYEVVAALGGPTAFYQDFFLGSLYPLVLLRAGRNYNYYDSPALIKALDPAIRTSLNQQVTEVGLVRRQAVCLGRRNGQHLLRLNQELRLFDQIHILDHPRYLMQYKRRELPSHVDRYVEILNQCRDRK comes from the coding sequence ATGTCCACGTTTGCCGACCGCCTACTGCATTTTCTGACCACGTTTCCGGTGCCCACCAGCCTGCCCGACGAGGCCGTGGCCCTGAGCCCCTACCAGGAAAGCACGCCGCTGGCGCTGTTTACCCGCTTTGCCCAACGCTATTACGCTGACAACCAGCCCCGCATAGCCCTGCTGGGCATCAACCCCGGCCGCCTCGGCAACGGCCGCACCGGCGTGGCCTTCACCGACCCAGTGGCCCTAGCCGACAGTTGCGGCATTGCCAACGAGCTACCCCGGCACCGCGAACTGTCGAGCCAGTTTGTGTATGAAGTGGTAGCGGCGCTGGGCGGCCCGACGGCTTTTTACCAGGATTTTTTTCTGGGCTCCCTTTACCCGCTGGTGTTGCTACGCGCAGGCCGCAACTATAACTACTACGATTCGCCGGCTTTAATCAAAGCTTTAGACCCGGCTATTCGAACCTCATTAAATCAGCAGGTAACGGAAGTAGGCTTAGTACGCCGCCAGGCCGTGTGCCTGGGCCGGCGCAACGGCCAGCACCTGCTCCGTCTCAACCAGGAGCTGCGGCTATTCGACCAGATTCACATCCTCGACCACCCGCGCTACCTAATGCAGTATAAGCGCCGGGAACTGCCCTCCCACGTGGACCGCTACGTGGAAATACTCAACCAGTGTCGGGACCGGAAATAA
- a CDS encoding tetratricopeptide repeat protein encodes MNTKGWLLLNQDIKTELEGGVNNLYNFKFDKAEKQFRSLRRRYSQHPLPYFLMGLSQWWKILPTNITEKSVDKLFFAYMDTAATKAEALYEQDEQNYEASFFLAASYGFSARLHSERHDWAQATVAAKRSLKYLELSKQANGLSPEFLFGQALFNYYAVWIADEFPWLRPVLLLFPKGNTELGLQQLRSVAANAVYTGPEAKFFLLKIVSSERENKPAEALQQARYLAATYPDNPYFQRQYAMQCFNSGHFADCEKLSTSILDKYNRGLTGYDSFSGRYASYYLGYIQQMKYKSLATAKEYYQRCLVFSEVTSQTEGYYLHATLNLGRIALKQNDLAAAQRHFKVIVAKADRKSDMYQEARDYLKAQRKGARQPKTAVLAAGKPASARS; translated from the coding sequence GTGAATACCAAAGGGTGGCTGCTGCTGAATCAGGATATTAAGACCGAGCTGGAAGGAGGGGTTAATAATTTGTATAATTTCAAGTTCGATAAGGCGGAAAAACAGTTTCGCTCCCTGCGCCGCCGTTACAGCCAGCACCCGTTGCCCTACTTCCTGATGGGCCTAAGCCAGTGGTGGAAAATTCTACCGACCAACATCACGGAGAAGAGCGTCGACAAACTCTTTTTTGCCTACATGGACACGGCCGCCACGAAGGCCGAAGCTTTGTACGAGCAGGATGAGCAGAACTACGAGGCCAGCTTTTTCCTGGCCGCTTCCTACGGCTTTTCCGCCCGGCTGCATTCGGAGCGCCACGACTGGGCCCAGGCCACGGTAGCCGCCAAACGCTCCCTAAAATACCTGGAGCTAAGCAAGCAGGCCAACGGCTTGAGCCCGGAATTTCTGTTTGGGCAGGCGCTGTTCAACTACTACGCCGTCTGGATTGCCGACGAGTTTCCCTGGCTGCGGCCCGTGCTGCTGTTATTTCCCAAGGGCAACACCGAGCTCGGGCTGCAGCAGCTGCGCAGCGTGGCGGCCAACGCCGTGTACACGGGTCCGGAGGCCAAATTCTTTCTGCTCAAGATTGTGTCGAGTGAGCGGGAAAACAAGCCGGCGGAGGCCCTGCAGCAAGCCCGGTACCTGGCTGCCACCTACCCCGACAACCCGTATTTCCAGCGGCAATACGCTATGCAGTGTTTTAATAGCGGCCATTTTGCGGACTGTGAGAAGCTGAGTACCAGTATTTTGGATAAGTATAATCGGGGCCTGACGGGCTACGACAGTTTCAGTGGACGCTACGCCAGCTATTATTTGGGCTATATCCAGCAGATGAAGTACAAGTCCTTGGCCACGGCTAAAGAGTATTACCAGCGCTGCCTCGTCTTTTCGGAGGTGACCAGCCAAACGGAGGGCTACTACTTGCACGCCACGCTAAACCTGGGCCGGATTGCTCTCAAGCAGAACGATCTGGCGGCTGCGCAGCGTCATTTCAAGGTTATCGTGGCCAAGGCCGACCGTAAATCAGATATGTATCAGGAGGCGCGGGACTACCTGAAAGCTCAAAGAAAAGGTGCTCGTCAGCCCAAAACAGCCGTTCTGGCGGCCGGCAAGCCAGCTTCGGCGCGCTCGTAA
- a CDS encoding Nif3-like dinuclear metal center hexameric protein encodes MPTVADLARALERVAPLAYQESYDNAGLQCGDPQAAVRGVLIALDCTPAVIDEALRRGCNVVVAHHPVVFRPLKRLTGANEVEQTLIKAIKNDVAIYAAHTNLDNVLPGVNRKLGEKLGLENLRILDPKTGTLGKLITYVPTTHTEAVLQALYAAGAGQIGNYSECSFRVEGTGTFTPGAGTNPFIGGAGQPESVQEERVEVLLPLHLQGAALRALRAAHPYEEVAYELVRLENAHQDVGSGMIGELPAALSPAEFRQRLRTALGVPVVKHTEFEKPIKKVALCGGAGSFLIGNARRAGADAYVTGDLKYHEYFGAEGQLLLCDVGHFESEQFTGEIFRDLLTANFKSTFAVLIAETLTNPVRYDF; translated from the coding sequence ATGCCAACTGTTGCTGACCTTGCCCGCGCCCTGGAACGCGTGGCGCCCCTGGCTTACCAGGAATCCTACGACAACGCCGGCCTGCAGTGCGGCGACCCGCAGGCCGCAGTCCGCGGCGTGCTCATTGCCTTAGACTGCACCCCGGCCGTTATCGACGAGGCCCTGCGGCGGGGTTGCAACGTGGTAGTGGCCCACCACCCGGTCGTATTCCGGCCTCTGAAGCGCCTGACCGGAGCCAATGAGGTGGAGCAAACTCTGATTAAGGCCATCAAAAACGACGTGGCCATTTACGCGGCCCATACCAACCTCGACAACGTGCTACCGGGCGTCAACCGCAAGCTGGGCGAGAAATTGGGCCTGGAAAATCTACGGATTCTGGACCCCAAAACCGGCACCCTGGGCAAGCTCATCACCTACGTGCCCACGACCCACACCGAGGCTGTCTTGCAGGCTTTGTACGCGGCCGGTGCGGGCCAGATCGGCAACTATTCCGAGTGCAGCTTCCGCGTTGAAGGCACGGGGACCTTCACGCCCGGCGCGGGCACCAACCCGTTTATTGGCGGAGCAGGCCAGCCCGAATCGGTGCAGGAAGAACGGGTAGAAGTGCTGCTGCCGCTGCATTTGCAGGGCGCCGCGCTGCGGGCGTTACGGGCGGCTCACCCCTACGAAGAAGTGGCCTACGAGCTCGTCAGGCTGGAAAACGCGCACCAGGATGTGGGCTCGGGCATGATTGGCGAGCTGCCGGCAGCCCTGAGCCCGGCCGAGTTCCGGCAGCGGCTGCGCACGGCCCTGGGCGTGCCCGTCGTTAAGCACACCGAGTTCGAGAAGCCCATCAAGAAAGTGGCACTCTGCGGCGGGGCCGGCAGCTTTCTGATCGGCAACGCCCGCCGGGCCGGGGCCGACGCCTACGTCACCGGCGACTTGAAGTACCACGAGTACTTCGGAGCCGAAGGCCAGCTGCTGCTCTGCGACGTGGGCCACTTCGAAAGTGAGCAATTTACCGGGGAAATCTTCCGGGATTTGCTTACGGCCAACTTTAAAAGTACTTTTGCGGTCTTAATTGCTGAGACCCTCACCAACCCTGTCCGTTATGATTTCTAA
- a CDS encoding zinc ribbon domain-containing protein, protein MISNPSTETTVASKLEALLNLQRLDSQLDEIRRVRGDLPEEVRDLEDEIAGYEVRVSKFDEEIQALNDQIKQRKQNAKDAEGLIKKYEDQQQNVRNNREYEAIAKEIELQRLEIQISEKKIKEAQYQIEQKNADIAGTKQRLEERKKDLTNKNTELQTIVGESEADEKKLLDEREEAVKPIEERLLTAYTRIRGNVRNGLAVVMVKRDACGGCFNTVPPQRQADIISHKKIIVCEHCGRVLADVDVKQPA, encoded by the coding sequence ATGATTTCTAATCCTTCCACGGAAACCACCGTTGCCAGTAAGCTGGAAGCCCTTCTGAATCTGCAGCGCCTCGACTCGCAGCTCGACGAAATCCGGCGCGTCCGCGGCGACCTGCCCGAAGAAGTGCGCGACCTGGAAGACGAAATTGCTGGCTATGAGGTGCGCGTGAGCAAGTTTGACGAGGAAATTCAGGCCCTGAACGACCAGATCAAGCAGCGCAAGCAGAACGCCAAAGACGCCGAAGGCCTCATCAAGAAGTATGAGGACCAGCAGCAAAACGTGCGCAACAACCGTGAGTACGAGGCCATTGCCAAGGAAATCGAGCTGCAGCGCCTGGAAATCCAGATTTCGGAAAAGAAAATCAAGGAGGCCCAGTACCAGATTGAGCAGAAAAACGCCGACATCGCCGGCACCAAGCAGCGTCTGGAAGAGCGTAAGAAAGACCTGACCAACAAGAACACCGAGCTGCAAACCATCGTGGGCGAAAGCGAAGCCGACGAGAAAAAGCTGCTCGACGAGCGCGAGGAGGCCGTAAAGCCCATCGAGGAGCGCCTGCTGACGGCCTACACCCGCATCCGTGGCAACGTTCGCAACGGGCTGGCCGTGGTAATGGTGAAGCGGGACGCCTGCGGCGGCTGCTTCAACACCGTACCGCCCCAGCGCCAGGCTGACATCATCTCGCACAAGAAAATCATCGTGTGCGAGCACTGCGGCCGGGTTCTGGCCGACGTGGACGTGAAGCAGCCGGCTTAA
- a CDS encoding tetratricopeptide repeat protein, giving the protein MAHPLASAHSPSGLRLLLGLLLVLLTTAAASPPQHDTAQAPETTSAAAGSLTPGLRRAYAELLKLRVEPARQLLQEEAKRAPGSAGTLLVADCIDFTELMIRQDASRYEAVVAAQDRRLAQLEKSREAGPLPAYARAEIRLHQAAAQVTYQHEIQGAWSLRQAYQQMQAVVKAYPDFLPARKTLGMCQFMIGSVPEGYRWFLKLLGLPGSVEAGVQNLRRAAQQPHDFQPEARIILALVQETYFKQGEESARLVQQLATQQPDNLLYSYLLLSLNKRLHRTDAALAAYRSRPTGAGYLPIPYLHHMAADLLLYQGQYAASGRANQQFLQDYPGVHYRKDAAFKLYLAAWLSGDDKTAERYRQQINQGGRTVVEEDAYAQRFFEGQLPLNRTLTRARLQIDGGYYRPALATLRGFSAATGPLRDRLEEPYRRARAYHGLGRLDSARLYYTRTIALAGKAPYYFGPQSALQMGYLCQADGQLNMARLYFQKALDSPKHEYKNSTDAKAKVALAGLPR; this is encoded by the coding sequence GTGGCTCATCCTCTGGCTTCTGCGCATTCCCCTTCCGGACTCCGGCTGCTGCTGGGGCTGCTGCTCGTGCTCCTGACGACGGCCGCCGCTAGCCCGCCCCAGCACGACACGGCCCAGGCTCCGGAAACGACCAGCGCGGCCGCCGGCAGCCTGACGCCGGGACTGCGCCGGGCCTATGCCGAGCTGCTCAAGCTGCGCGTGGAGCCGGCCCGGCAGTTGCTCCAGGAAGAAGCCAAACGGGCCCCCGGCAGCGCCGGCACCTTGCTCGTGGCCGACTGCATCGACTTTACCGAGCTCATGATCCGCCAGGATGCTAGCCGCTACGAGGCCGTGGTGGCCGCCCAGGACCGGCGCCTGGCCCAGCTGGAAAAGTCGCGGGAGGCGGGGCCGCTGCCGGCCTATGCCCGGGCCGAAATCCGGCTGCACCAGGCCGCCGCCCAGGTGACCTACCAGCACGAAATCCAGGGGGCCTGGAGCTTGCGCCAGGCCTATCAGCAGATGCAGGCCGTGGTGAAGGCCTACCCGGACTTTCTGCCGGCCCGCAAGACGCTGGGCATGTGCCAGTTTATGATTGGCTCCGTGCCCGAGGGCTACCGGTGGTTTTTGAAGCTGCTCGGGCTGCCGGGCAGCGTGGAGGCCGGGGTGCAAAACCTGCGCCGCGCCGCCCAGCAGCCCCACGACTTTCAGCCCGAGGCCCGCATTATCCTGGCCCTGGTGCAGGAAACCTACTTTAAGCAGGGTGAAGAGTCGGCCCGGCTGGTGCAGCAGCTGGCTACCCAGCAGCCCGACAACCTGCTCTACTCCTACCTGCTGCTGAGCCTCAACAAGCGCCTGCACCGCACCGACGCGGCCCTGGCGGCCTACCGCAGCCGCCCCACCGGGGCGGGCTACCTGCCCATTCCCTACCTCCACCACATGGCCGCCGACTTGCTGCTCTACCAGGGCCAGTACGCGGCGTCGGGGCGGGCCAACCAGCAGTTTCTGCAGGACTACCCGGGCGTGCACTACCGCAAGGACGCGGCCTTTAAGCTGTATTTGGCCGCCTGGCTCAGTGGCGACGACAAGACGGCCGAGCGGTACCGCCAGCAAATAAACCAGGGGGGCCGCACGGTGGTGGAGGAAGACGCCTACGCTCAGCGCTTTTTCGAGGGCCAGCTACCACTGAACCGCACCCTGACCCGGGCCCGCCTGCAGATTGACGGGGGCTACTACCGCCCCGCCCTGGCTACGCTGCGCGGTTTTTCGGCCGCCACGGGGCCCCTGCGCGACCGGCTGGAAGAGCCCTACCGCCGGGCCCGGGCCTACCACGGCCTGGGCCGCCTCGACTCGGCCCGGCTGTATTACACCCGCACCATTGCCCTGGCCGGCAAGGCGCCCTACTACTTCGGGCCGCAGTCGGCGCTGCAGATGGGCTACCTCTGCCAGGCCGACGGGCAGCTGAACATGGCCCGGCTCTACTTCCAGAAGGCCCTGGATTCGCCCAAGCACGAGTACAAGAACAGCACCGACGCCAAGGCCAAAGTGGCCCTGGCCGGGCTGCCGCGGTAG
- a CDS encoding anthranilate synthase component I family protein: MTNPHFTPAPPPLVPYAALPCSAAEFRERALYWAAEFACCAYYEPNGAEYPHGPFEQLLAVTNTPDLAPTALAELESWLNRPATGPRCGFVTYDVKNEIEALSSGHFDGLQWPALHFFTPETWLYWTPEGVEIHGATVGVLAAILATVVPVEAPLPVATLRPRLPKNEYLAAVEAIREDILNGEVYELNLCQEFYAEAVALEPVGTFLRLTAASPTPFAGFYKWHDRYLLCASPERFLQKNGPQLVSQPIKGTIRRGATLAEDERLREQLRHDEKERAENLMIVDLVRNDLARVAETGTVQVPELFGLYSFRHVWQMISTVQAQLRPGVKLADILRATFPMGSMTGAPKIRAMQLIELYERTRRGLYSGTLGYVLPSGDFDFNVVIRSLQYRAGTGYLSFQVGSAITYDSDPEREYDECLLKARALLEVLGAAVN, translated from the coding sequence GTGACTAATCCGCATTTTACCCCGGCTCCGCCGCCCCTGGTTCCTTACGCGGCGCTGCCCTGCTCGGCGGCTGAGTTTCGGGAGCGGGCCTTGTACTGGGCGGCCGAGTTTGCCTGCTGCGCCTATTACGAGCCCAACGGCGCGGAATACCCCCACGGCCCTTTTGAGCAGCTGCTGGCCGTAACCAATACGCCGGATTTGGCCCCGACGGCCCTGGCCGAGCTGGAAAGCTGGCTGAACCGGCCCGCCACCGGGCCGCGCTGCGGCTTCGTCACTTACGACGTCAAAAACGAAATCGAAGCCCTGAGCAGCGGGCATTTCGACGGGCTGCAGTGGCCGGCCCTGCACTTTTTTACCCCCGAAACCTGGCTCTACTGGACTCCCGAGGGCGTGGAAATTCACGGGGCTACGGTGGGCGTACTGGCAGCCATTCTGGCCACTGTGGTGCCAGTCGAAGCCCCGCTGCCCGTTGCTACCCTGCGGCCCCGGCTGCCGAAAAACGAGTATCTGGCCGCCGTGGAGGCTATTCGGGAGGATATTCTCAATGGGGAGGTCTACGAACTCAACCTGTGCCAGGAGTTCTACGCCGAGGCGGTGGCCCTGGAGCCCGTGGGTACGTTTCTGCGCCTGACGGCGGCCTCACCCACGCCCTTCGCCGGGTTCTACAAGTGGCACGACCGGTACCTGCTCTGCGCCTCGCCCGAGCGGTTTTTGCAGAAAAACGGCCCCCAGCTGGTTTCCCAGCCTATTAAAGGCACCATCCGGCGGGGCGCTACGCTCGCGGAGGATGAGCGGCTGCGCGAACAGCTGCGGCACGACGAGAAAGAGCGGGCCGAAAACCTGATGATTGTGGACTTGGTCCGCAACGACTTGGCCCGCGTGGCCGAAACCGGCACCGTGCAGGTGCCCGAGCTGTTCGGGCTCTACTCCTTCCGCCACGTCTGGCAGATGATTTCGACCGTGCAAGCCCAGCTGCGGCCCGGGGTGAAGCTGGCCGACATCCTGCGGGCCACCTTCCCAATGGGCTCCATGACCGGCGCCCCGAAAATCCGGGCCATGCAGCTCATTGAGCTCTATGAGCGCACCCGACGGGGCCTCTACAGCGGCACCCTGGGCTACGTGCTGCCCTCCGGCGACTTCGACTTTAACGTCGTCATCCGCAGCCTGCAGTACCGCGCCGGCACCGGCTACCTCAGCTTCCAGGTCGGCTCGGCCATCACCTACGACTCCGACCCCGAACGGGAGTACGACGAGTGCCTGCTCAAAGCCCGCGCCCTGCTCGAGGTACTGGGAGCTGCGGTGAACTAG
- a CDS encoding chloramphenicol acetyltransferase translates to MKQLIDLQTWNRREHFAFFGAFEEPFFGLVAPVDCTGAQAEAKRLGVSFFLYYLYHAVQAANEVPELRTRIEDGQVYLYERVHASATLGRPDHTFAFSFIEQNDDLAGFVAAATAEIEAVQNSSGLRLSDTTARVDVLHCSAIPWVRFTGLTHARSYSHPDSCPKISFSQVYEENGRTYLNVAVNVHHALADGYHVGQFLQAFERRLSGEAVKL, encoded by the coding sequence ATGAAACAGCTGATTGACCTGCAGACCTGGAACCGGCGGGAGCATTTCGCCTTCTTCGGCGCCTTTGAAGAACCGTTTTTTGGCCTGGTGGCGCCCGTGGACTGCACCGGGGCCCAGGCCGAGGCCAAGCGCCTGGGCGTGTCGTTTTTCCTCTACTACCTCTACCACGCCGTGCAGGCCGCCAACGAGGTGCCCGAGCTGCGCACCCGCATCGAAGATGGGCAGGTGTACCTCTACGAGCGGGTGCACGCCTCGGCCACCCTGGGCCGCCCCGACCACACCTTCGCCTTCTCCTTTATCGAGCAAAACGACGACCTGGCGGGCTTTGTGGCGGCGGCCACGGCCGAAATCGAGGCCGTGCAGAACAGCTCCGGCCTGCGCCTGAGCGACACCACCGCCCGCGTCGACGTGCTGCACTGCTCGGCCATTCCCTGGGTGCGCTTCACCGGCCTAACCCACGCCCGCAGCTACAGCCACCCCGACAGCTGCCCCAAAATTTCCTTCAGCCAGGTCTACGAGGAAAACGGCCGCACTTATCTGAACGTGGCCGTGAACGTGCACCACGCCCTGGCCGACGGCTACCACGTGGGCCAGTTCCTGCAGGCCTTCGAGCGGCGGCTTAGTGGTGAAGCGGTGAAATTGTGA
- a CDS encoding HAD family hydrolase yields the protein MTAPHLIAFDADDTLWSNQPHFDQVEARLLDIMAAFGEPARITEQLNAVQRQNMKLFGYGAKSFMLSMIETAIQLTDSQVTGIEIQQILDMGKELLRYPIEPLPGVVEVLTELRRRGHRLMVLTKGDLFDQESKLARSGLGDFFDYVEIVSEKDEATYRRLLARYNALPGEFFMIGNSLKSDILPVAQLGFRAVHVPFHATWVFEHVDPEKLEGLDFHAVTDLRQVLELI from the coding sequence ATGACCGCGCCCCACCTCATTGCCTTCGACGCCGACGATACGCTCTGGTCCAACCAGCCCCACTTCGACCAGGTGGAGGCCCGCCTGCTCGACATTATGGCCGCCTTTGGCGAGCCGGCCCGCATCACCGAGCAGCTCAACGCGGTGCAGCGCCAGAACATGAAGCTCTTCGGCTACGGGGCCAAGTCGTTTATGCTCTCCATGATTGAAACCGCCATCCAGCTCACCGACAGCCAGGTAACCGGCATTGAAATCCAGCAGATTCTGGACATGGGCAAGGAGCTGCTGCGCTACCCCATCGAGCCGCTGCCGGGCGTGGTGGAGGTGCTCACCGAGCTGCGCCGCCGCGGCCACCGCCTGATGGTACTCACCAAGGGCGACCTGTTCGACCAGGAAAGCAAGCTGGCCCGCTCCGGCCTGGGCGACTTTTTCGACTACGTGGAAATCGTCAGCGAAAAGGATGAGGCCACCTACCGCCGCCTGCTGGCCCGCTACAACGCCCTGCCCGGCGAGTTTTTCATGATCGGCAATTCCCTCAAGTCCGACATCCTGCCCGTGGCCCAGCTCGGCTTCCGGGCCGTGCACGTGCCCTTCCACGCTACCTGGGTCTTCGAGCACGTCGACCCCGAAAAGCTCGAAGGCCTGGACTTCCACGCCGTCACCGATTTGCGCCAGGTGCTGGAGCTTATTTAA
- the miaB gene encoding tRNA (N6-isopentenyl adenosine(37)-C2)-methylthiotransferase MiaB, producing MSQPLLTLDFLDTPAAPAAADHQPAQDVRVSPATRTGRQRKLYIESYGCQMNFSDSEIVSSILFEEGFDTTEQLSDADLVLLNTCSIREKAEQTVRMRLSQINSHKKRNPGLLVGVLGCMAERLKSKFLEEEKLVDLVVGPDAYRDLPNLIREVDGGQKAVNVLLSRDETYADITPVRLNSNGITAFVSIMRGCDNMCSFCVVPFTRGRERSRDAHSIVQECRDLVAQGYKEVTLLGQNVDSYKWTSEDGQEFVNFAQLLERVALISPELRVRFSTSHPKDITDEVLYTMGKYENICKYIHLPAQSGNSRVLKLMNRTYDRPWYEERVLAIRRILGEDCAISTDMIAGFCSETEEEHQDTLSLIDFVQYDMGYNFFYSERPGTLAARKLADDIPLEVKKRRLQEVIDRQQLHARARYARMVGRVHRVLVEGRSKRSEEQLSGRNSQNQVVIFPKGTAQKGDYVNVLVTSTTGAALLGEIV from the coding sequence ATGTCCCAGCCCCTGCTCACCCTCGACTTTCTGGATACGCCCGCTGCCCCCGCTGCCGCCGACCACCAACCGGCTCAGGATGTGCGCGTCAGCCCGGCGACCCGCACCGGCCGGCAGCGCAAGCTCTACATCGAGAGCTACGGCTGCCAGATGAATTTCTCCGACTCCGAAATCGTCTCCTCCATCCTCTTCGAGGAAGGCTTTGATACCACCGAGCAGCTCAGTGACGCCGATTTGGTGCTGCTCAACACCTGCTCCATCCGCGAAAAGGCCGAGCAAACCGTGCGCATGCGCCTGTCGCAGATCAACAGCCATAAAAAGCGTAACCCCGGCCTGCTGGTGGGCGTGCTGGGCTGCATGGCTGAGCGCCTGAAAAGCAAGTTTCTGGAAGAGGAAAAGCTCGTCGACCTCGTCGTGGGCCCCGACGCCTACCGCGACCTGCCCAACCTGATCCGGGAAGTCGACGGTGGCCAGAAAGCGGTGAACGTGCTGCTCTCCCGCGACGAAACCTACGCCGACATCACGCCCGTGCGCCTCAACTCCAACGGCATCACCGCCTTTGTGAGTATCATGCGGGGCTGCGACAATATGTGCTCCTTCTGCGTGGTGCCCTTCACCCGGGGCCGCGAGCGGAGCCGCGACGCGCACAGCATCGTGCAGGAGTGCCGCGACCTGGTGGCCCAGGGCTACAAGGAAGTGACCCTGCTGGGCCAGAACGTGGACTCCTACAAGTGGACTTCCGAAGACGGCCAGGAGTTCGTCAACTTCGCTCAGCTGCTGGAGCGCGTGGCCCTGATCAGCCCCGAGCTGCGGGTGCGCTTCTCGACTTCCCACCCCAAAGACATCACCGACGAGGTGCTCTACACGATGGGCAAGTACGAGAACATCTGCAAGTACATTCACCTGCCCGCCCAGAGCGGTAACTCCCGGGTGCTCAAGCTGATGAACCGTACCTACGACCGGCCCTGGTACGAGGAGCGCGTGCTGGCCATCCGCCGCATCCTGGGCGAGGACTGCGCCATCAGCACCGACATGATTGCCGGCTTCTGCTCCGAAACCGAGGAAGAGCACCAGGACACGCTCAGCCTCATCGACTTCGTGCAGTACGACATGGGCTACAACTTCTTCTACTCCGAGCGCCCCGGCACCCTGGCCGCCCGCAAGCTGGCCGACGATATTCCGCTGGAAGTCAAGAAGCGCCGCCTGCAGGAAGTCATTGACCGGCAGCAGCTCCACGCCCGGGCCCGCTACGCCCGCATGGTGGGCCGCGTGCACCGCGTGCTGGTCGAAGGCCGCTCCAAACGTTCGGAGGAGCAACTCAGCGGCCGCAACAGCCAGAACCAAGTGGTCATCTTTCCCAAAGGCACCGCCCAAAAAGGCGACTACGTAAACGTACTGGTGACCAGCACGACCGGCGCGGCGCTCTTAGGAGAAATCGTCTAA
- a CDS encoding sigma-54 interaction domain-containing protein: MTPSEIQSIKQRFGIIGNAPALNYAIQVAAQVAPTDMTVLITGESGSGKESFSKIIHALSPRKHGQFIAINCGAIPEGTIDSELFGHEKGSFTGAQEARKGYFEVTNGGTIFLDEIGEMPLGTQARLLRVLENGEFIRVGSSKVQKTDVRVVAATNVNLLDAVREGKFREDLYYRLNTVPITVPPLRERGDDIYLLFRKFATDFAERYRVKPIALSPDAVTELQRFSFPGNIRQLKNVAEQMSVLETERDVDGNRLRQYLPAEQSSRLPMLLSASGAGAEANTYSERDLLYKVLFDMRRDMTDLKKMVLDMAAGQRPAEAQELLRQNSHLFNNLNVAPVYENNRLARSGPADGGTPEYFITPRPEITVDDAATYEDEPQRVEDIPHETEEETLSLEAKEKEMIMKALKKHHNKRKYAAHDLGISERTLYRKLKQYDLEQL, encoded by the coding sequence TTGACACCTTCCGAAATACAATCCATCAAACAACGCTTCGGCATTATTGGTAATGCTCCGGCCTTGAACTACGCCATTCAGGTGGCGGCCCAGGTCGCGCCCACCGATATGACGGTGCTCATCACCGGGGAAAGCGGCTCGGGGAAGGAATCCTTTTCCAAGATTATCCACGCCCTTTCGCCGCGTAAGCACGGGCAGTTCATTGCCATCAACTGCGGCGCCATTCCCGAGGGCACGATTGACTCCGAGCTATTTGGGCACGAAAAAGGCTCGTTTACCGGCGCCCAGGAAGCCCGCAAAGGCTACTTCGAAGTCACCAACGGCGGTACTATCTTCCTCGACGAAATTGGGGAAATGCCGCTCGGCACCCAGGCCCGCCTCTTGCGCGTGCTCGAAAACGGCGAGTTTATCCGCGTGGGCTCGAGCAAAGTGCAGAAGACCGACGTGCGCGTGGTGGCCGCTACCAACGTGAACCTGCTCGACGCCGTGCGCGAGGGCAAGTTCCGGGAAGACCTCTACTACCGCCTCAACACCGTCCCGATTACGGTTCCACCGCTGCGTGAACGGGGTGACGATATTTACCTACTATTCAGAAAGTTTGCCACCGACTTTGCCGAGCGCTACCGCGTCAAGCCCATTGCCCTGAGCCCGGATGCCGTGACGGAATTGCAACGCTTCAGTTTCCCCGGCAACATCCGCCAGCTCAAGAACGTGGCCGAGCAAATGTCGGTGCTGGAAACCGAGCGGGACGTGGACGGCAACCGCCTGCGCCAGTATTTGCCCGCCGAGCAAAGCAGCCGCCTGCCCATGCTGCTGAGCGCCTCCGGGGCCGGGGCCGAGGCCAACACCTATTCCGAGCGGGACCTGCTCTACAAGGTGCTCTTCGACATGCGCCGCGACATGACGGACCTCAAAAAGATGGTCCTGGACATGGCCGCCGGCCAACGCCCGGCCGAAGCCCAGGAACTACTGCGCCAGAACAGCCATTTATTCAACAACCTGAACGTGGCCCCGGTGTACGAAAACAACCGCTTGGCCCGTTCTGGTCCTGCCGACGGCGGTACGCCGGAGTACTTCATTACGCCCCGCCCGGAAATAACGGTGGATGATGCCGCGACTTACGAAGACGAGCCGCAGCGCGTGGAAGACATTCCGCACGAGACGGAGGAAGAAACCCTTTCCCTGGAGGCCAAGGAAAAGGAAATGATTATGAAGGCCCTGAAAAAACACCACAACAAGCGTAAGTACGCGGCTCACGACCTGGGAATTTCCGAGCGTACGCTCTACCGCAAGCTCAAACAATATGACCTGGAACAATTGTAA